The DNA window CCGTGCGCGGCGAGGGCCGGCCAGCCGCCCGCCCGCTCGCGCAGGAACACGTCCACCTCCTCCCCCGCGCGCCGCTGCCAGGTGACCTGGGAGATCACCGAGCCCGTGACGAAGCCGGCCAGGCTGTGCGCGGCGGCCCCCGGGGCGGCGAACCCGGCCGCGATCAGGGTCTGGAACAGGAACTCGGTGCGGGTCAGCGCGTTCGGGCCGAGCAGCGGGCGGTCGAGGACGGTCGCCGACCACGGGTGGCGCAGCAGGGCCGACCGCCAGCCCTCCATCAGCGCGCGCACCGGCTCGTGCCAGGGCTCGCCGGGCCGCGCGGCC is part of the Nonomuraea coxensis DSM 45129 genome and encodes:
- a CDS encoding TetR/AcrR family transcriptional regulator; translated protein: MENVWSRPRKVPRQTLTLERIVAEAVALLDEEGVTRLTMRRLAERLGTGSTTLYWHVTTKEDVLDLALDEVFAEAPLPAARPGEPWHEPVRALMEGWRSALLRHPWSATVLDRPLLGPNALTRTEFLFQTLIAAGFAAPGAAAHSLAGFVTGSVISQVTWQRRAGEEVDVFLRERAGGWPALAAHGLAPDWDATFAEGLGYLLAGMDQARR